The sequence GGCGGCAGAAGATGGAGGAGAGAGCAAAATGCTTGGCATTGCTCGGATTCGGAGCTCTGGTAGGCTCTGTTTCCACCATCCTTCTCTTGAAGTTTCGACCAAGGTCAGTCAGTGACTAGAGTTTTTTTTTCCGTTATAGCTGATTGAGTTGATTTTCGATACGAATATGATGATATTGGTATAAATTCTATTGATTTTTCGATACGAATATGATGATACTCACTGGTAAGGGGGGTTTTGATGTGCTGGGGTTGATTTATCTACTTCTTAATCCACAGGACTGTCAACGGATGCGATGAAAAGGGAAGTGAGTTGCATAGTAAGTTACCCAATTGTTATTTAATTAGTAGAGAAAAACTGTTCATTTACGTGGTGGTAAGTTATAATTGGCCTTTGCCTGAATTGGGTTTCAAGTAAAAAATATGTAAAGTTTCTCACTTTATCGTTAAGTGATATAGCTTATGCAGGAGTTTTACCAGTGCACCATGTCTCAATTTTTTGTAAGATGTTTCATTCTACGTTATGGTAGGAGTGTAGGACTGAAATGTTTTGTTGGGTTCATATGACATTTTGGTTTGCTTAATTCAGCACCAACTTATGATTCGAGGACATATAATAGAAGTGAAATGCTCGAAGAACTTACCGTTGCTATGTGTACCTTGTGCCGAGTAAAATTGAATCTGTAAAAGGTCTCTTCGAGTCTACAACAATGCCCTATTGCTCACAAGTGAGCTTAACCACCTGCATAAATAGATGAAAAATGCTTGCTTGGAAAGCAGTCTATGTAGATTGCAGCTGTTTTGATACCAAATTCATGGGTTTTATGTGTTCACCTTCTATTTTGACTCACCCCATTTGTCTTCCATTAAGTTTATAGTGATGATGtttgtttttctccttctttTGTCGTTTTTATTGTTATTCCAGGTATAGGGCCTGTATCCAAGACACGAACAAATTGTTGTGCAGTTTCTGGGAATGGGAATAACAAGATGGCTGGTGTTGATCTTCTAAGTGATGAAATAGTTTCTGAACAACTAACAAGGTGTTTTATCTTTATTCCTGCAAACCATTTGTTTGGCACTCTCTCCTATAGTGATCATACATGATTAGTTGTTTCATAATCTATCCTTTGATTTATTGAATACCTACcacatttctttcttctttaaagACATTTACTTTTATAGAATTCATTTAAACCAGGAAAATTCTGTAGCCATTTATTCAATccattttaaatattaaatgtcaTTAGGTTCTGAATTTTTGACAGTTTCCATAGAGCATTATTTCAACATACAAAAGGGTTTCTTCACAAAGTGCAAGAAAATGGAATCAGCAATCCTTAAAAAGCATAGATCTTAAGTCTACATCAAAGATGTGATAAAACTGGCAAAATACTCAATGAAAAGGGCTAGTATGGTCTTCTTCGCGTTCTTTACTTACGAAACCTGTACAGGACTGAAAAGAGGGAATATTGGACTCTATTTTTAGATTTATTTCTTAATATGAATATTCTTCTTATAAGAGAGCATATTATTAAATATGCATAAGAATCCTTTATGACATTTCCACATAACGAGGATTTCTGCAAAGATAGGACTTGAGCCATGGTGGGATCTTCTGATTTGGTTTATGTAGCTATACATGCTGCCTTTTGTTTTCAACAGGAACATTCAATTTTTCGGACTTGAGCCTCAACAAAAAGTTACTGCATCCTATGTTGTGGTCATTGGTCTTGGAGGAGTTGGAAGTCATGCTGCATCAATGCTTTTGCGATCAGGGGTTGGAAGGCTCCTCCTTGTGGACTTTGATCAGGTATCTCTGTGAAGGCTAAGCATTACTCGTGTCTTGGGCTTCTCCACCTATTTCAAATTTCTTGGGTTGATTCTGTAGTTTTAACATGATAATAAAGCCTTGCAAAGGTTCCTATCTCTCAAAAAGTTTCTGAATTCGCTACTGCTGCTCAGAAATGGAGTGTtgatgtgtttgggaattagaAGGAAAAAGAGGAGGGTATTGAAAAAGGATTTTGTGTAAGAGATGTGTTCCCTTCCTTGTCAATTTGGAGAATGAATTGGAACTGACTACGGAATATAAAGAGGTTATTGCCCAAAAGGTTCTGCAAGAACGCTGTTCCCTTCCTTGTCAATTTGGAGCATGAACTGACTAAGGAATATAATGAGGTTATTGCCCAAGAGGTTCTGCAAAAACGTTGGCTCCAGAAATCTGGGAATACCTGGTCACAGGAGGTTTTGCATTCGAAACCTCCAATCCCAATTCCCAACTTCTTTGTTCATTTTCAAGTTGTAGGTTTGTCTGCATTTCCCTAATTTTCAATTTGCAGCAGGGGGTGCATGCACGGTGGGGTGTTAGCTTTACATCCATTGTTGGCCCATTCCCTAGCACCTTAAGCTTTTGGGCTCTAGTGGTTGTCTAGTGATCTATACTACTTAAAATTATTGATGTGGTTGCAGCCTGCACGAGTTATGGATATAAAATCCCACATCGGGAGTTGGAAACCTTGCATTACAAATATCTTGGGCCTGTCTACATCCAATTGGTTTTGGTCCTCTAATTGTAACAGCTATCAATTATCTTATCATTTACCTGCTAAATGTATATAGATATAAACTAAAAAAGCAAACAGACTATGTCAAATTTTGTACAGTTCTTGGCGATACTAGGGAATAGAGATTATTTATTATCAAGTGAGATCTGATACTCTCATGAAGTTCCGTATCAACATATGCAATCAAGTAATTTGCAATAAATTTATCTCCAATCTAATCACAGAATCTTGTTTTATTCATTTTCATACATATTCTTATTTTGACTGGGTACACTTTTGGAGGTATTGCAAGCTAGACATCTTTTACTTGTTTGCTCCAGCTTGAAGGGGATTGTAAGAAGTGTTTTTATTACTGTCTGAGATCCACAACTTGTGTTTGTAACTGGTTTCTTTTCGTCTTTGAAAAGCATCTATATAAATGTCATAGAAGTGTTGGATGCCTAGCTTTAGGAGAGCATCCTTCTCCACATTCTTCCCTATCTCCATCTCCTAAAATCTTCTATTCTAAATTCTTTCTAACATCTTTACTTGTATGTTCATTTCATTACAAGGTATCAGTTTCATCACTCAATCGACATGCTGTTGCAACAAGAGCAGATGTTGGCATCCCAAAAGCTCAATGTCTGAAAGAGCATTTCTTGTCAATCTTCCCAGAGTGCCACATAGATGCAAAAGTTTTATTATACAATGAATCATCTGAAGAAGAAATCCTTGCGGGTCATCCTGATTTTGTTTTAGATTGCATTGATAACATCGATACAAAGGTACCACTATTGCCTGGAACTGAAAGTAGTCTGAATGTTTTATTTTAGCTAGCCTTTTATTCTGATTTCTCGTTTAATAAGTCACTAACAATCTGTAAGGTAAATTTAATAATATCTGTATTgtcttcctttccttttttatttgaatatcTTCGTAGGTCTATAGATCAGTTAGAGAGAAGGTCCATTTGTTCTTAGTTTGATATCGTATATGTAACGATTACAGTCTCATAATACTTCTTTGGTGACCATGACTTAATTGCTTCATCCATCAGATATGGTATTTGGGGAACTTATTTGAATTTGGGGCCTGTGATAAGTTGcaaacaaatgcttcgtcattTAATTTATGGATGCAGATTCTATCCCTTCTATGCATATACTATGTAATTAGACATGTATGTGTCACTTTATGTGAAAATACGGGAACTGCATTAATCAGAtgaattaattgatttatgccGCAGGTGACAAATCATTTAATATGCTTCCATTCTGGCCATatgcttttgttgttttgtACCTTTCTCTTTGATCAATGAATAAGCATCCTATAGTCCGTTAAAGGGCTGTACTTGCGAGGAAATGCAAAGCTGCTTCTAAAATAATGCAAGTGTTGAAGCACATCTATAACTATTCTCCTGCTATAATACCACTGCACATGATTTTCCCCTGCACATCATTTTGTACGAACGAGTGGTTGAGATTTGACTAAATCTTATTGAGATAAATCACAACTGCTCATTAGTGTCTTTTGATGCTTAGGAGAGCAAAGCTCATCCCACTGCATGCATCCCACATTGTAGAAAGCCTCAACAAATATCTTTCAGTAGTTGTTTTATAAGCAGTACTGTTTTTTGTTCTGGAAATTATTTGTGTATCCTATTAGGAACTGAAAGTTCATTTTTCAATTCTTGATTTATCATATGTAATAGGTGGCACTTCTTGCTGCATGTGTGCGTAGGGGTTTGAATGTATTATCAGCAACAGGAGCTGGTGCTAGAGCTGACCCAACTAGAATACGCGTTGCTGATTTAAGACAATCAACAAATGATCCATTATCCCGATCTGTAAGGATCTTgactttaatttaattaatagtATTTGTAACACAAATAATGACAAGTCGCCAGGATCTTTTTGACAATTTTCTATTGCTAAACCATGCcatggattttttattttttattttttattttttatagtgGAAATAGTTTTTAGCGTTGTACAGTAAATTGTTCCAACACTTAAGTACCTGTATTTTGCCAGAGCTTCTCATGTCTTTTTGGCTTTCCGAATTATTGTATGTAAAATTCACGTAGCATTAGTCAATTGTGTATTGACAATTTTCTATTAAGATACCtttaaaatatgttgatgtatTTCTTTAGTATTTCTGGTCAATCTTTTGAGCATATTCGGGACATGTTGTTCCTCAACTTTTTCAGTTCatctttattttaattaataaggGTTTCCTTTATCCCACGGAACAATGCCTTTCTAATATATTTGTTTGGGAATGTATTCTTGTCAGACAGTCTAGTATGCTATGTTGCCAGAGAATGATGTTTTGTTGGGATTCTTGCATTGCTCTTATATCTCTTTATCAAATTGGTCATTACAGGTAAGACACCGTTTAAGGAGAGATTATGGTATTGAGGGTGGCGTAACTGTTGTATTTTCATTAGAGAAGCCTAAGGCAAAGCTTCTTCCATTCAAAGGACCAAGTGGAGAGGAAGAAAATCCTTCAGATTATCAGGTAATGATTtagtttaatttatttggttATTTACTTCCATTGAATTGTATAGATCCCAGGTGTCGTAAATTTCTTAAGGTGTTGTAAAAAAATTCACTGTCTTCT is a genomic window of Malus domestica chromosome 09, GDT2T_hap1 containing:
- the LOC103444361 gene encoding tRNA threonylcarbamoyladenosine dehydratase isoform X4, which produces MEERAKCLALLGFGALVGSVSTILLLKFRPRTVNGCDEKGSIGPVSKTRTNCCAVSGNGNNKMAGVDLLSDEIVSEQLTRNIQFFGLEPQQKVTASYVVVIGLGGVGSHAASMLLRSGVGRLLLVDFDQVSVSSLNRHAVATRADVGIPKAQCLKEHFLSIFPECHIDAKVLLYNESSEEEILAGHPDFVLDCIDNIDTKVALLAACVRRGLNVLSATGAGARADPTRIRVADLRQSTNDPLSRSVRHRLRRDYGIEGGVTVVFSLEKPKAKLLPFKGPSGEEENPSDYQILPGFRVRIIPVLGTIPAIFGQVMASFVLTQLAGLQVQTEPIVNLDIDHYRMLHQRLIEHEESLYGTAFHVQVDVEEVMYIAKELWHGRSAREPFAKDVGRGMWRSVNELMLVRWDREKPASVSNLILLKFKETLSSPINGQMDRHLN
- the LOC103444361 gene encoding tRNA threonylcarbamoyladenosine dehydratase isoform X2 — its product is MEERAKCLALLGFGALVGSVSTILLLKFRPRTVNGCDEKGSIGPVSKTRTNCCAVSGNGNNKMAGVDLLSDEIVSEQLTRNIQFFGLEPQQKVTASYVVVIGLGGVGSHAASMLLRSGVGRLLLVDFDQVSVSSLNRHAVATRADVGIPKAQCLKEHFLSIFPECHIDAKVLLYNESSEEEILAGHPDFVLDCIDNIDTKVALLAACVRRGLNVLSATGAGARADPTRIRVADLRQSTNDPLSRSVRHRLRRDYGIEGGVTVVFSLEKPKAKLLPFKGPSGEEENPSDYQILPGFRVRIIPVLGTIPAIFGQVMASFVLTQLAGLQVQTEPIVNLDIDHYRMLHQRLIEHEESLYGTAFHVQVDVEEVMYIAKELWHGRSAREPFAKDVGRGMWRSVNELMLVRWDREKPASVSNLILLKFKEADEHESTTLEDIKEREAEFFDRVTSVLKRAELEFGL
- the LOC103444361 gene encoding tRNA threonylcarbamoyladenosine dehydratase isoform X1, coding for MEERAKCLALLGFGALVGSVSTILLLKFRPRTVNGCDEKGSELHSIGPVSKTRTNCCAVSGNGNNKMAGVDLLSDEIVSEQLTRNIQFFGLEPQQKVTASYVVVIGLGGVGSHAASMLLRSGVGRLLLVDFDQVSVSSLNRHAVATRADVGIPKAQCLKEHFLSIFPECHIDAKVLLYNESSEEEILAGHPDFVLDCIDNIDTKVALLAACVRRGLNVLSATGAGARADPTRIRVADLRQSTNDPLSRSVRHRLRRDYGIEGGVTVVFSLEKPKAKLLPFKGPSGEEENPSDYQILPGFRVRIIPVLGTIPAIFGQVMASFVLTQLAGLQVQTEPIVNLDIDHYRMLHQRLIEHEESLYGTAFHVQVDVEEVMYIAKELWHGRSAREPFAKDVGRGMWRSVNELMLVRWDREKPASVSNLILLKFKEADEHESTTLEDIKEREAEFFDRVTSVLKRAELEFGL
- the LOC103444361 gene encoding tRNA threonylcarbamoyladenosine dehydratase isoform X3 — protein: MEERAKCLALLGFGALVGSVSTILLLKFRPRTVNGCDEKGSELHSIGPVSKTRTNCCAVSGNGNNKMAGVDLLSDEIVSEQLTRNIQFFGLEPQQKVTASYVVVIGLGGVGSHAASMLLRSGVGRLLLVDFDQVSVSSLNRHAVATRADVGIPKAQCLKEHFLSIFPECHIDAKVLLYNESSEEEILAGHPDFVLDCIDNIDTKVALLAACVRRGLNVLSATGAGARADPTRIRVADLRQSTNDPLSRSVRHRLRRDYGIEGGVTVVFSLEKPKAKLLPFKGPSGEEENPSDYQILPGFRVRIIPVLGTIPAIFGQVMASFVLTQLAGLQVQTEPIVNLDIDHYRMLHQRLIEHEESLYGTAFHVQVDVEEVMYIAKELWHGRSAREPFAKDVGRGMWRSVNELMLVRWDREKPASVSNLILLKFKETLSSPINGQMDRHLN